A window of Oceanotoga teriensis contains these coding sequences:
- the fliM gene encoding flagellar motor switch protein FliM, producing the protein MAGNDTLSQDEIDKILNSLSDSSEEGGGEDIVAASLEEKKVREYNFRRPVKFSREQQRTIQLIHENFARELSTYLSGRTRTFVEVRYASIDQITFSEFQQSLTTPTYMAIFSTDMLSGSAILQIGLDIGYVMIDKLLGGPGVAFEQLRTPTDIEMSILRKESAVMLRSLAKSWSIITDFDIMLDKVETNPQFVQIAPPNEMTILITMAITVRDVQGFINICFPSSTLEPISNKLSTRMWTQSFKKSEKQKETLKKLLMLSELQLSATLGNASLELRDLMNLKLGDVIRLNSFYEDPIDLNVQGVPVYKTKIGKNKGYYAVKVEEENKDLLEKLLIQQSLKNEEVFEEDKPPVEGGEE; encoded by the coding sequence ATGGCTGGTAATGATACATTATCTCAAGATGAGATAGATAAAATATTAAATTCCTTATCAGATTCATCTGAAGAAGGTGGCGGTGAAGATATAGTAGCAGCCAGTCTTGAAGAAAAAAAAGTAAGAGAATATAACTTTAGAAGACCGGTTAAATTTTCGAGAGAACAGCAAAGAACTATACAATTAATTCATGAAAACTTTGCAAGGGAATTATCAACTTATTTATCCGGAAGAACAAGAACATTTGTTGAAGTAAGGTATGCAAGTATAGATCAAATTACTTTTTCGGAATTTCAACAATCTCTTACTACGCCCACATATATGGCAATTTTTTCAACAGATATGCTATCTGGAAGCGCCATACTTCAAATAGGACTTGATATTGGATATGTTATGATTGATAAACTCTTAGGAGGTCCTGGAGTTGCTTTTGAACAACTAAGAACACCAACAGATATAGAAATGTCTATACTTAGAAAAGAATCGGCTGTGATGCTTAGATCTTTAGCTAAATCATGGTCTATAATAACTGATTTTGATATAATGTTGGATAAAGTTGAAACTAATCCACAATTTGTTCAAATAGCACCGCCAAATGAAATGACAATATTAATAACTATGGCTATAACTGTTAGAGATGTACAGGGATTTATAAATATTTGTTTTCCATCATCTACTTTAGAGCCAATTTCGAATAAATTATCCACAAGAATGTGGACACAATCTTTTAAAAAATCTGAAAAGCAAAAAGAAACTCTAAAAAAATTATTAATGTTATCTGAATTACAACTTTCTGCAACACTTGGGAATGCTTCTTTAGAGTTAAGGGATTTGATGAATTTAAAGCTTGGAGATGTTATAAGATTGAACAGTTTTTATGAAGATCCAATAGACTTAAATGTTCAAGGAGTGCCAGTATACAAAACAAAAATAGGTAAAAATAAAGGATATTATGCAGTTAAGGTGGAAGAAGAGAATAAAGACTTATTAGAAAAACTTTTAATTCAACAATCATTAAAAAATGAAGAAGTTTTCGAAGAAGATAAACCACCTGTTGAAGGGGGTGAAGAATAA
- the dnaA gene encoding chromosomal replication initiator protein DnaA — protein sequence MNKEELHEQLKLNISRETWKNWFNTSQIISMDENEVIIGLGNPFLKDTVEKKFGSIINEKINDILGKNIKVKYQASTIDKNTKPLSGPLIRNRPLKLSEFNPEFTFESFVVGESNRMAYYSSIEASKNPGKFNPLFIYGDVGLGKTHLMHSIANYILEHSPDLRVRYLTAEDFMNEMMDAIRNKQMESFRERFRKTVDILLIDDVQFLIGKNNVQNELFHTFNSLFNAGKQVIICSDRTPDELATFHPRLISRFEMGLVVNIETPDESTRYLIAKKMAQMISLQMSDDVAHYLAEHVDQNLRRLRGAIMNLLLHTKITGEPVSVSSAKKIVDSIVRMNKSKTKYNSKEAFETIKLNTVIDTVIEEFKICREDLYSNSRKKNISEARQVLAYILKIYMKLSVKEISKILKRNHSTISHSIKKIDHSLMLGNNIIKSKIDNIKEKMESEKVDLDLV from the coding sequence ATGAACAAGGAAGAACTTCATGAACAGTTAAAATTAAATATATCCAGAGAGACTTGGAAAAATTGGTTTAACACATCACAAATTATATCTATGGATGAAAATGAAGTTATAATAGGTTTGGGAAATCCATTTTTAAAAGACACAGTAGAGAAAAAATTTGGATCTATAATAAATGAAAAAATAAATGATATTTTAGGAAAAAATATAAAAGTTAAATATCAAGCTTCAACTATAGATAAAAATACCAAACCTCTATCAGGACCTTTGATCAGAAACAGACCTTTAAAATTATCAGAATTTAATCCTGAATTTACTTTTGAATCATTCGTTGTTGGTGAATCCAACAGAATGGCTTATTACTCTTCAATAGAGGCTTCTAAAAATCCCGGGAAATTTAATCCCTTATTCATTTATGGAGATGTTGGTTTAGGAAAAACTCATTTAATGCATTCTATTGCAAATTATATATTAGAACATTCTCCTGATTTAAGAGTTAGATATTTAACCGCTGAAGATTTTATGAATGAAATGATGGATGCTATAAGAAACAAACAAATGGAATCTTTCAGAGAACGATTTAGAAAAACAGTTGATATCTTACTAATAGATGATGTACAATTTTTAATAGGAAAAAATAATGTTCAAAACGAACTCTTTCACACATTCAATTCACTTTTTAATGCAGGAAAACAGGTTATAATATGTTCAGATAGAACACCAGATGAATTGGCGACATTTCATCCAAGATTGATAAGTAGATTTGAAATGGGATTAGTTGTAAATATTGAAACTCCAGATGAAAGTACGAGATACTTAATAGCAAAAAAAATGGCACAGATGATATCATTACAAATGTCAGATGATGTAGCTCATTATTTAGCAGAACATGTAGATCAAAACTTAAGACGATTAAGAGGAGCTATAATGAATTTGCTACTTCATACAAAGATTACTGGAGAACCAGTTAGTGTTTCTTCAGCAAAAAAGATAGTTGATTCTATAGTTAGAATGAATAAATCAAAAACGAAATATAATTCTAAAGAAGCTTTTGAAACAATAAAATTAAATACTGTAATAGACACAGTTATTGAAGAATTTAAAATATGTAGAGAAGATCTTTATTCTAATTCAAGAAAGAAAAATATTTCTGAGGCAAGACAAGTTTTAGCATACATATTAAAAATATATATGAAATTGTCTGTAAAGGAAATATCAAAGATACTAAAAAGAAATCATTCAACAATAAGTCATTCAATAAAAAAAATAGATCATTCATTGATGTTAGGTAATAATATAATAAAAAGTAAAATAGATAATATAAAAGAAAAGATGGAATCTGAAAAAGTTGATTTAGATTTAGTATGA
- a CDS encoding ABC transporter ATP-binding protein, which yields MIKDFLKKYWWRYSIGILFLIVVDIIQIYIPKQIGNIVDVLEIPNFQMNDIKKLILGIIFLAFGLVIGRFLWRIFIIGAARLFQFKTINKMFDHIIELDQNFYDKWRTGDLMTRFTSDTNQIERLMGPAVIMLVDTLFMSIFTIIAMGNFVNWKLTFLAIIPLPLIAIISLFFGKVIHKKFTQLQEDTSELSNITEESVAGVDVIKLYSNKKTMEDIFNKRSKRYYDSYISLIRIWGLMFPLVMLLGAMATLFVFFFGGKMVIMNDITLGQFIMTNQYVGMLIWPMMAFGFLINNIQRGRASLKRINNVLEQKSLINEPEMRQMEFTGNYQIKDLNFNYPENERKVLKNINMNIKQGDMIAFVGRVGSGKSTVAKLMAKIYPVDKGKIIIDDKDINDINGKSIRDHVSYVPQDNFLFSMTIRENISFSNKKLEPKAENYAKMASVHGDILNIENGYETVVGERGVTLSGGQRQRVSIARALAKKSEIIILDDCLSAVDTETEEAIIKNLRKEIKNKTIIVISHRLKAVKDSDKIYVFEDGQIIEEGNHNQLMDKKSVYHSMYMKQLIEDKLGEEYNG from the coding sequence TTGATAAAAGATTTTTTAAAGAAATATTGGTGGAGATACTCCATTGGAATACTGTTTTTGATAGTAGTTGATATCATTCAAATTTATATACCAAAACAAATAGGAAATATAGTAGATGTACTCGAAATACCAAATTTTCAAATGAATGATATAAAAAAATTAATTTTAGGTATAATCTTTTTGGCATTTGGATTAGTTATAGGAAGATTTTTGTGGAGAATATTTATTATAGGAGCAGCTAGACTTTTTCAATTTAAAACTATAAATAAAATGTTTGATCATATAATCGAGTTAGATCAAAATTTCTATGATAAATGGAGAACTGGAGATTTAATGACAAGATTCACCTCTGATACTAATCAAATAGAAAGATTAATGGGACCAGCAGTTATAATGTTAGTTGATACATTATTTATGTCCATTTTTACAATAATTGCAATGGGGAATTTTGTGAATTGGAAATTGACTTTTTTAGCAATAATACCTTTGCCATTAATAGCAATAATCTCATTATTTTTTGGAAAAGTAATTCATAAGAAATTTACACAACTTCAAGAAGATACATCAGAGCTTTCTAACATAACAGAAGAGAGTGTTGCAGGTGTTGATGTTATAAAATTATATTCAAATAAAAAAACTATGGAAGATATATTTAACAAAAGATCTAAAAGATATTATGATTCATACATAAGTCTTATAAGAATATGGGGATTGATGTTTCCCTTAGTTATGCTTTTGGGTGCAATGGCAACATTATTTGTCTTCTTTTTTGGTGGGAAAATGGTTATAATGAATGATATAACCCTTGGTCAATTTATAATGACTAATCAATATGTAGGAATGTTAATATGGCCGATGATGGCTTTTGGATTTTTAATTAACAATATTCAAAGGGGAAGAGCATCATTAAAGAGAATAAATAATGTTTTAGAACAAAAAAGTTTAATAAATGAGCCAGAAATGAGACAAATGGAATTCACTGGAAATTATCAAATAAAAGATTTAAATTTCAATTATCCTGAAAATGAAAGAAAAGTTTTAAAAAATATAAATATGAACATAAAACAAGGTGATATGATAGCATTTGTTGGTAGAGTTGGATCTGGAAAATCAACAGTTGCGAAACTCATGGCAAAAATATATCCTGTTGACAAAGGAAAAATAATTATAGATGATAAAGATATAAATGATATAAATGGAAAATCCATAAGAGATCATGTATCATATGTACCTCAAGATAATTTTTTATTTTCAATGACCATAAGAGAAAATATCTCATTTTCAAATAAAAAACTCGAACCTAAAGCAGAAAACTATGCTAAAATGGCGAGTGTTCATGGAGATATTTTAAATATAGAAAATGGATATGAAACTGTTGTAGGAGAAAGAGGTGTTACATTATCTGGAGGACAAAGACAAAGAGTTTCTATTGCAAGAGCTTTGGCAAAGAAATCTGAAATAATAATACTTGATGATTGTTTATCAGCTGTTGATACCGAAACAGAAGAAGCAATAATAAAAAATTTAAGAAAAGAAATAAAAAATAAAACTATAATAGTGATATCTCACAGATTAAAAGCTGTTAAAGATTCTGATAAAATATATGTTTTTGAAGATGGTCAAATTATAGAAGAAGGAAATCATAATCAATTGATGGACAAAAAATCTGTTTATCACTCAATGTATATGAAACAATTGATAGAAGATAAGTTGGGAGAGGAATACAATGGCTAA
- a CDS encoding MBL fold metallo-hydrolase, which translates to MLYQYNNLYFFWFENGASNITFLEYSKGLIAFDSSLYPKKFNEMTEIIEDKTGKKLKNIYLTHYHPDHSFGAIFNKKNLHITMSDLTFKYLTNFTENQLREISKLSDFNFSDININFENKNIELFTNTNYNIIDDIIVSSKIVGGHTTDSTIYMLKPMNVLISGDLIFSKVHSELYNSNIDLWVNTLESLKKINFKKIAPGHGKPGESDLIKLQLDYLFSDNDRRLKDDRFKNYLLNKIIL; encoded by the coding sequence TTGCTTTATCAGTATAATAATCTGTATTTTTTTTGGTTTGAAAATGGTGCGAGTAATATAACTTTTTTAGAATATTCAAAAGGTCTCATAGCTTTTGATAGTTCTTTATACCCTAAAAAATTTAATGAAATGACAGAAATAATAGAAGATAAAACTGGAAAGAAATTAAAAAATATATATTTAACTCATTATCATCCAGATCATTCATTTGGAGCTATCTTTAATAAAAAAAATTTACATATAACTATGAGCGATCTGACTTTTAAATATCTCACTAATTTTACTGAAAATCAATTGAGAGAAATTTCAAAATTATCTGATTTTAATTTTTCAGATATTAATATAAATTTTGAAAATAAGAATATAGAACTTTTTACTAATACTAATTATAATATAATTGATGATATTATTGTTTCTTCAAAAATCGTTGGAGGTCATACTACCGATTCTACAATTTATATGTTGAAGCCTATGAATGTTTTAATTTCTGGAGATTTGATTTTTTCAAAAGTACATTCAGAGCTTTATAATTCTAATATTGATTTGTGGGTAAATACTTTAGAATCTTTGAAAAAAATTAATTTCAAAAAAATAGCTCCAGGACATGGAAAGCCTGGAGAATCTGATTTAATAAAATTACAACTCGATTATCTTTTTAGTGATAATGATAGAAGATTAAAAGATGATAGATTTAAAAACTATCTTTTGAATAAAATCATTTTATAA
- the tdh gene encoding L-threonine 3-dehydrogenase: MKALLKKEPGKGFTLENVEEPVIKNSDDVKIKILRTSICGTDVHIYEWNKWAEERIKTPQIGGHEFVGEVIEIGDNVKGLVPGDIVASETHIPCKVCYQCKTGNMHVCKDMQILGVDRDGVFAEYAVVPEIVLWKLDESIPLKYASVMEPLGNAIHTATATDLRAKHVLITGAGPIGAMAIQVAKASGAATIIVSEVSEYRINMAKEVGADLVINPSKENLYEKVMEFTGNHGADVLLEMSGNVTALNDGIKSVRNAGFVSILGVYNEEKIPFVMNTAVFKNLTIQAITGRKMFETWHIATQWLKYNRINIDKIVTHEIKMEDFEKGFELMMSGKSGKIVMKVSE; encoded by the coding sequence ATGAAAGCATTGTTAAAAAAAGAACCAGGCAAAGGATTTACATTGGAAAATGTTGAAGAACCAGTTATAAAAAATTCAGATGATGTGAAAATAAAGATATTAAGAACATCGATATGTGGTACGGATGTACACATTTATGAATGGAATAAATGGGCTGAAGAAAGGATAAAAACACCTCAAATTGGTGGTCATGAATTTGTTGGTGAAGTAATAGAAATTGGAGATAATGTAAAAGGTTTAGTACCTGGAGATATAGTTGCCAGTGAAACTCATATTCCATGCAAAGTATGTTATCAATGTAAAACTGGAAATATGCATGTATGTAAAGATATGCAGATTCTTGGAGTTGATAGAGATGGAGTATTTGCTGAATATGCAGTAGTTCCAGAAATTGTGTTATGGAAATTAGATGAAAGTATACCATTAAAATATGCATCAGTTATGGAACCTTTAGGTAATGCTATACATACAGCTACAGCTACTGATTTAAGAGCTAAACATGTATTAATAACGGGAGCAGGACCAATAGGAGCGATGGCTATACAAGTTGCAAAAGCTTCAGGTGCTGCAACAATCATTGTAAGTGAAGTTTCTGAATATAGAATAAATATGGCAAAAGAAGTTGGTGCAGATCTTGTTATAAATCCATCTAAAGAAAATTTATATGAAAAAGTAATGGAATTTACAGGAAATCATGGAGCAGATGTTTTATTAGAGATGTCTGGAAATGTAACAGCTTTAAATGATGGAATTAAATCTGTCAGAAATGCTGGATTTGTATCTATATTAGGTGTATATAATGAAGAAAAAATACCTTTTGTTATGAACACAGCTGTTTTTAAAAATCTTACAATACAAGCAATAACTGGTAGAAAAATGTTTGAAACTTGGCATATTGCAACTCAATGGCTTAAATATAACAGAATAAATATAGATAAAATAGTTACTCATGAAATAAAAATGGAAGATTTTGAGAAAGGTTTTGAGTTGATGATGTCTGGTAAAAGTGGTAAAATTGTAATGAAAGTATCAGAATAG
- the fliY gene encoding flagellar motor switch phosphatase FliY: MLGDDFLSQEELDSLLQGLNEEENGDNKDSNVDIDSTVDMMGEIGNIAMGSGSTTLSTLLRKKVNIGSPESDIVKFKDIKTNFQDQQLVIIINYKKGLEGLNTFVLPAKMALIISNLMMGGDGNVEENAELDEISKSAVGEAMNQMMGSASTAMSEFLKTSVDITPPEIKILDFSSPDTVFPPLNTSEDEDIISIRFNMEIEGLTKTIFWQFIPLKFAKVVQDLMKKVMEEENKDSEVKPQNNINQNEPTHTPEIPNTRQQTQQVSQQPVQQQAPQPTQQYQYIPDDTNYSNPNIIQQGSEVTVNPVNFGEIDGNPPSMRSGEKVDLSKLQLLLDVPLEIKVELGRVNMSLREVLDLHQGSMIQLDKLAGEPLDIYANGKLIARGEVVVIEESFGIRITEIVSLKERLRTIK, translated from the coding sequence ATGCTTGGTGATGATTTTTTAAGTCAAGAAGAATTAGATTCATTATTACAAGGCTTAAATGAAGAAGAAAATGGAGATAATAAAGATTCAAATGTTGATATTGATAGTACAGTAGATATGATGGGTGAAATAGGTAATATAGCTATGGGATCAGGATCTACCACATTATCTACACTGTTAAGAAAAAAAGTTAATATAGGTTCTCCAGAATCTGATATAGTAAAATTTAAGGATATAAAAACTAATTTTCAAGATCAACAATTGGTAATAATAATAAATTATAAAAAAGGCTTGGAAGGATTAAATACTTTTGTTTTACCTGCCAAGATGGCATTAATAATTTCAAATTTGATGATGGGTGGAGATGGAAACGTTGAAGAAAATGCTGAACTTGATGAAATAAGTAAAAGTGCAGTAGGAGAAGCTATGAACCAAATGATGGGATCGGCTTCTACAGCTATGTCAGAATTTTTAAAAACATCTGTTGATATAACACCTCCTGAAATAAAAATACTCGATTTTTCAAGTCCAGATACAGTATTTCCTCCTTTAAATACATCAGAAGATGAAGATATTATATCTATAAGATTTAATATGGAAATAGAGGGTCTTACAAAAACTATATTTTGGCAGTTTATACCATTAAAATTTGCTAAAGTAGTTCAAGATTTGATGAAAAAAGTTATGGAAGAAGAAAATAAAGATTCAGAAGTTAAACCTCAAAATAATATAAATCAAAATGAACCAACTCATACACCAGAAATACCTAATACGAGGCAACAAACACAACAAGTTTCTCAACAACCAGTTCAACAACAAGCACCTCAACCAACTCAACAATATCAATATATACCTGATGATACAAATTATTCAAACCCAAATATTATACAACAAGGAAGTGAGGTTACCGTGAACCCTGTTAATTTTGGAGAAATAGATGGTAATCCTCCATCTATGAGAAGTGGTGAAAAAGTAGATTTATCAAAATTACAATTATTATTAGATGTACCTTTAGAAATAAAAGTTGAACTTGGTAGAGTTAATATGTCTCTCAGAGAAGTTCTGGATTTACATCAAGGTTCTATGATACAACTTGATAAACTTGCTGGAGAGCCTCTTGATATATATGCAAATGGAAAATTGATAGCTAGAGGAGAAGTAGTTGTAATTGAAGAAAGTTTTGGTATAAGAATAACAGAAATAGTATCTTTGAAAGAAAGGTTAAGAACGATCAAATGA
- a CDS encoding flagellar basal body-associated FliL family protein: MADEDNIQVPETKEKKGPNLIMILIITVVVTLIVAAGTSFLIIKLLSPNVQENADVSNSSSLSTQIISTSELIREGARYPVMLKGGKDVAVIDALNMKVGSNEARDLLASNKIEVLEAVRMIFLNKTRSEVSNSQGIELIKKQIKDSVNEIIGFTGERENLGVVKVIMVILTVSSTE, encoded by the coding sequence ATGGCTGATGAAGATAATATTCAGGTTCCAGAAACGAAAGAAAAAAAAGGACCTAATCTTATAATGATATTAATTATAACAGTAGTTGTTACTCTAATAGTAGCAGCCGGAACCTCTTTTTTAATAATAAAATTATTATCTCCAAATGTTCAAGAAAATGCAGATGTATCTAATTCCTCTTCATTATCAACACAGATAATATCTACTTCAGAACTAATAAGAGAAGGTGCAAGATACCCTGTGATGTTAAAAGGTGGAAAAGATGTTGCTGTTATAGATGCTTTAAATATGAAAGTTGGTAGCAATGAAGCTAGAGATCTTTTAGCTTCAAATAAAATAGAAGTTTTAGAAGCTGTAAGGATGATATTTTTAAATAAAACACGATCTGAAGTCTCAAATTCACAAGGAATAGAATTAATAAAAAAACAAATAAAAGATTCGGTAAATGAAATAATAGGATTTACTGGAGAAAGAGAAAATTTAGGAGTAGTAAAGGTTATAATGGTTATATTGACTGTATCTTCTACTGAATGA
- a CDS encoding ABC transporter ATP-binding protein, with product MANIRDEVFIEEQEKGLSDSKTFKKLWKYIKKYKIILMIALLSLTFSTIIDLMLPYLIRYGIDNVINVEYTFSKNEKNEYILKDDGIYKLDSKDEKYYFLNKETQQKEYISKERFVSYKQENINKVTSFSGIFLIVLIFQLIINYSQVFFSNLLGQKVIYDIRSDLFKHIVRVKYRFFTQNPSGKITTRIVNDTQNLSEFFSDVMSALMKDIAILIGVLILMFVLNVKLTLYTIITFPIVLIAVYLFRKFDRKAYDKVRTRISIVNAYLAENISGSLVTKLFNQEKRKKEEFNYISSKLYSARLNQMIVFAIFRPMMNLLFYLTMSLLLWFGSKGIRDSFITFGTLYAFTAYVEMFFKPLFDIAEKYDIMQNAFASAGKIFKLFGETHEDLGNAKYKNIQKGEIRFENVKFSYNENENYVLKGASFSIKENERVSIVGETGSGKTTLIKLISGLYKYQEGNIYIDNKKLYDYDIDSIRQKIAVVPQDVFLFSGNIIDNIRLFNENYSDQDVINAAKTVYAHDIIEKLPNSYNTEILERGGTLSSGERQLIALARAVLYNAKIIILDEATANIDVETEDLIQKALDKISLNTTIISIAHRLSTVKSSNRIIVVHKGKIAEEGSHSELMNKKGIYYDLYKLQFENS from the coding sequence ATGGCTAATATAAGAGATGAAGTTTTTATTGAAGAACAAGAAAAAGGATTAAGTGATTCAAAAACATTCAAAAAACTTTGGAAATATATAAAAAAATATAAAATAATATTGATGATAGCACTTTTATCTTTGACTTTCTCAACAATAATAGATTTAATGTTGCCATATCTTATAAGATATGGTATAGACAATGTTATAAATGTAGAATATACTTTTTCAAAAAATGAAAAAAATGAATATATTTTAAAGGATGATGGAATATATAAATTAGATTCAAAAGATGAAAAATATTATTTTTTAAATAAAGAAACACAACAAAAAGAATATATAAGTAAAGAAAGATTTGTATCTTATAAACAAGAAAACATAAATAAAGTTACATCATTTTCTGGAATATTTTTAATAGTATTAATATTTCAATTGATAATAAACTATTCACAAGTATTTTTTTCAAACCTTTTAGGTCAAAAAGTAATATATGATATAAGAAGTGATTTATTCAAACATATAGTAAGAGTTAAATATCGTTTTTTTACACAAAATCCTTCGGGAAAAATAACAACAAGAATAGTAAATGATACACAAAATCTTTCAGAATTTTTTTCTGATGTTATGAGTGCTTTAATGAAGGATATAGCAATACTTATAGGGGTATTGATATTAATGTTTGTTTTAAATGTAAAACTAACATTATACACTATAATAACTTTTCCAATAGTACTCATTGCAGTGTATTTATTTAGAAAATTTGATAGAAAAGCTTATGATAAAGTTAGGACAAGAATCTCAATAGTAAATGCATACTTAGCAGAAAATATTTCTGGAAGTCTTGTTACAAAACTTTTCAATCAAGAAAAAAGAAAAAAAGAAGAATTCAATTATATAAGTTCAAAATTATATAGTGCAAGATTGAATCAAATGATCGTATTTGCGATATTTAGACCCATGATGAATCTTTTATTCTATTTAACCATGAGTCTTCTTTTATGGTTTGGATCAAAGGGAATAAGAGATAGTTTTATAACTTTTGGTACTTTATATGCATTTACAGCTTATGTTGAAATGTTTTTTAAACCTCTTTTTGATATAGCAGAAAAATATGACATAATGCAAAATGCTTTTGCTTCTGCTGGAAAAATATTTAAATTGTTTGGTGAGACACATGAAGACCTTGGAAATGCCAAATATAAAAATATACAAAAGGGAGAAATAAGATTTGAAAATGTTAAATTTTCATATAATGAAAATGAAAATTATGTTTTAAAAGGTGCAAGCTTTTCGATAAAAGAAAATGAAAGGGTTTCAATAGTTGGCGAAACAGGTTCTGGAAAAACAACCTTGATAAAACTCATAAGTGGATTATATAAATATCAAGAAGGAAATATATATATAGATAATAAAAAATTATATGATTATGATATAGATTCGATAAGACAAAAAATAGCAGTAGTTCCTCAAGATGTATTTTTATTTTCTGGTAATATAATAGATAATATAAGACTTTTTAATGAAAATTATAGTGATCAAGATGTTATAAACGCAGCTAAAACTGTATATGCACATGATATAATTGAAAAATTACCAAACTCTTATAATACAGAGATATTAGAAAGAGGAGGAACTTTATCCAGTGGTGAAAGACAACTCATAGCTCTTGCAAGAGCAGTTCTATACAATGCAAAAATTATAATATTGGATGAAGCAACTGCAAATATAGATGTTGAAACAGAAGATTTAATTCAAAAGGCTTTAGATAAAATCTCATTAAATACGACTATAATATCTATTGCTCATAGACTTTCTACAGTTAAAAGTTCAAACAGAATAATAGTTGTGCATAAAGGTAAAATCGCAGAAGAAGGCTCACACAGTGAATTAATGAATAAAAAAGGAATATATTATGATCTATACAAACTTCAATTTGAAAATTCTTAA